From the genome of Sulfurovum sp. NBC37-1, one region includes:
- a CDS encoding YggS family pyridoxal phosphate-dependent enzyme gives MILDKEHLRANLDEVIWNIEEARISVSEHHIVQLVAVGKYTEVENIVTLYKLGQRAFGENQVQQLKARMAALEELPLEWHMIGRLQKNKINNLIDLRPSLMQSLDSLSLAEELNKKLDAKEAKMNCLLQINSAREETKSGVTPEEAQDIYLQIKESCPNITLKGVMTIGAHTDDTKLIQQSFETTQSIYEKLEKEGATVCSMGMSSDYALAIKCGSNLIRVGSALFR, from the coding sequence ATGATACTGGACAAAGAACACTTAAGAGCGAATCTCGATGAAGTCATCTGGAACATAGAAGAGGCGCGTATCTCCGTCAGCGAGCATCACATCGTACAGCTTGTCGCGGTGGGAAAATACACTGAAGTGGAGAATATTGTCACACTCTATAAACTTGGACAGAGAGCCTTCGGAGAGAACCAGGTGCAGCAGCTCAAAGCCCGTATGGCGGCACTTGAAGAACTTCCGCTTGAATGGCACATGATCGGCAGGCTCCAAAAGAACAAGATCAACAACCTCATCGACCTGCGTCCTTCACTCATGCAATCACTTGACTCTCTTTCTCTTGCTGAAGAGCTCAACAAAAAGCTTGATGCCAAAGAAGCGAAGATGAACTGCCTGCTTCAGATTAACTCTGCGAGGGAGGAAACCAAATCGGGCGTCACTCCGGAAGAAGCACAGGATATCTATCTGCAGATAAAAGAAAGCTGCCCGAACATCACACTTAAAGGTGTTATGACTATCGGGGCACATACCGATGACACCAAACTCATTCAGCAGAGTTTTGAAACCACACAAAGTATTTATGAAAAGTTGGAAAAAGAAGGAGCGACAGTCTGTTCTATGGGAATGAGTTCCGATTATGCCCTGGCGATCAAATGCGGATCGAACCTGATACGTGTGGGGTCGGCACTGTTCAGGTAG
- a CDS encoding pseudouridine synthase gives MHSSKKLLVLNKPKGYVVTRSDELGRKTVYDLLPDWAFHDGWMPIGRLDLESKGLLLFTTDGKIGDALTRPGNCIKVYEIWVRGHVTDEHIAEAKRGVESKHGLLKALVVEKLGTGGAKTKLKIVIDEGKNRHIRRLFGALKDPKFGTPLKVLELKRISIGSFELDIESGKWRYLTVEEEGMLVRMVC, from the coding sequence ATGCATAGCTCGAAAAAACTGTTAGTACTCAACAAGCCCAAGGGCTATGTGGTCACGCGTTCTGATGAACTTGGGCGCAAAACGGTATATGATCTTTTACCCGATTGGGCTTTTCATGACGGGTGGATGCCCATCGGACGCCTTGATCTGGAATCCAAGGGGCTTCTACTGTTCACCACCGACGGCAAGATCGGCGATGCCTTGACCAGGCCAGGGAACTGTATTAAGGTATACGAGATCTGGGTCAGAGGTCATGTGACAGATGAACATATAGCAGAAGCCAAGAGAGGTGTAGAAAGCAAGCATGGCTTACTCAAAGCACTTGTCGTAGAAAAACTAGGAACAGGTGGCGCAAAAACCAAACTCAAGATAGTCATCGATGAGGGAAAGAACCGTCATATCCGCCGACTCTTCGGAGCACTGAAAGACCCAAAGTTTGGAACGCCGTTAAAGGTGTTGGAACTGAAACGCATCAGTATCGGCAGTTTTGAGCTTGACATAGAAAGTGGTAAATGGCGTTACCTTACAGTGGAAGAAGAGGGCATGCTGGTCAGGATGGTCTGTTGA
- a CDS encoding L,D-transpeptidase family protein, whose protein sequence is MNFIKTLLTIAMLSTLVTAKSNFKSYDDMCEKLETQECANNLQEVKNLQIALNTDRHLKLNLKTDGKWGKKTKLAVEKFQKYYNISPALGYVGTKTKNTLDKVVKNVKLVKVSHTSSKVKHAKKDVVASNSCYADFAKHTNLRKSYKVFKDHKLLSKANGKNTILKVDVSEQRVKLLVNGKVALSAPCTTGAKHKLEPNTKTYRDKHTPLGTFKIMEKIAAKKSTIFGEMYRNGKKVYHGDRRKYRGPKAKYVGHTMHHWMRLTSGGVGLHASKYIKRHPGSNGCVRLPFKIAKTIFSKVKPGTKVIVVS, encoded by the coding sequence ATGAACTTTATCAAAACTCTTTTAACTATAGCTATGCTTTCTACACTCGTAACTGCAAAAAGTAATTTCAAATCTTATGACGACATGTGTGAAAAGCTTGAAACACAGGAATGTGCAAATAATCTGCAGGAGGTCAAAAATCTGCAAATAGCACTCAATACAGACAGGCATTTAAAACTCAATCTTAAAACAGACGGCAAATGGGGTAAAAAAACTAAGCTGGCTGTTGAAAAATTCCAGAAATATTACAACATTTCTCCTGCATTGGGTTATGTCGGTACAAAAACTAAAAATACGCTTGATAAAGTAGTTAAAAATGTCAAGCTTGTAAAAGTTTCACATACGTCTTCTAAAGTAAAACATGCAAAAAAGGATGTCGTAGCTTCAAACAGCTGTTATGCTGATTTTGCGAAACATACTAATTTGAGAAAGAGCTACAAAGTATTTAAAGATCATAAACTTTTATCTAAAGCAAACGGTAAAAACACTATTCTAAAAGTAGATGTAAGCGAACAGAGGGTAAAACTGTTGGTCAATGGAAAAGTCGCACTTTCTGCACCTTGTACTACGGGAGCAAAACATAAACTTGAGCCAAATACAAAAACCTATAGAGATAAACATACACCACTTGGTACATTCAAAATCATGGAAAAGATCGCAGCAAAAAAGTCGACTATATTCGGTGAAATGTATAGAAACGGCAAAAAAGTCTATCATGGTGACAGAAGAAAATACAGAGGACCAAAAGCAAAATATGTTGGTCATACGATGCATCACTGGATGCGTTTAACAAGTGGTGGTGTTGGATTGCATGCAAGTAAATATATTAAGAGACACCCTGGTAGCAATGGTTGTGTAAGACTTCCGTTCAAAATTGCAAAAACAATTTTTTCTAAAGTAAAACCTGGTACGAAAGTAATTGTGGTCAGCTGA
- a CDS encoding Fur family transcriptional regulator: MTDYAALLKESGLKATFQRMNILEVIEKHGHMSVDDIYAEVIKVHPSLSLATIYKNIILMQENGILVEVPIAGKKSKYELAKIDHMHLICTECGEVEDMNCMTSTDKIFHELTEKEHFKLDRRQVNLYGVCGSCQSDV, from the coding sequence ATGACAGATTATGCGGCACTTCTTAAAGAGAGTGGTCTCAAAGCAACATTTCAGCGTATGAACATCCTTGAAGTGATCGAAAAACACGGGCATATGTCTGTTGATGATATTTATGCAGAAGTGATCAAAGTGCATCCATCCCTCTCTCTTGCAACGATCTACAAAAATATTATTTTAATGCAGGAGAACGGTATTTTGGTGGAAGTACCCATTGCCGGAAAAAAATCAAAATATGAACTTGCAAAAATAGACCATATGCATCTTATCTGTACAGAATGCGGAGAGGTTGAAGATATGAATTGTATGACCAGTACGGACAAGATTTTTCATGAATTGACAGAGAAAGAACATTTCAAACTCGACAGACGCCAGGTGAATCTTTATGGGGTTTGTGGATCCTGCCAGAGTGACGTATAG
- a CDS encoding peroxiredoxin — protein sequence MLVTKKAPDFTATAVLADGSIVDDFNLMDNLGEKGAVLFFYPLDFTFVCPSEIIAFSHRAEEFKKRGINIIGVSVDSQFSHFAWRETPVEQGGIGRINFPLVADLTKQISRDYDVLLDEAVALRGSFLIDADGTIRHAVINDLPLGRNEDEMLRMVDAMLFTNEHGEVCPAGWQPGDEGMKADAEGVAAYLEKHADEL from the coding sequence ATGTTAGTAACAAAAAAAGCTCCTGACTTTACAGCTACAGCGGTACTCGCTGACGGATCGATCGTAGACGATTTCAACCTTATGGACAACCTGGGTGAAAAAGGTGCGGTTCTTTTCTTCTATCCGCTTGATTTTACCTTTGTATGTCCTTCAGAGATCATCGCGTTCTCACACAGAGCGGAAGAGTTCAAGAAACGAGGGATCAACATCATCGGTGTTTCAGTAGACAGCCAGTTCTCGCACTTTGCATGGAGAGAAACTCCGGTAGAGCAGGGTGGTATCGGCCGTATCAACTTCCCGTTGGTCGCTGACCTTACCAAGCAGATCTCAAGAGACTATGACGTGCTTCTTGACGAAGCGGTAGCACTTAGAGGTTCTTTCCTTATCGATGCTGACGGAACGATCAGACACGCGGTCATCAACGATCTTCCTCTTGGAAGAAATGAAGATGAGATGCTTAGAATGGTAGACGCGATGCTCTTTACCAACGAGCATGGTGAAGTTTGTCCTGCAGGTTGGCAGCCGGGTGACGAAGGTATGAAGGCAGACGCTGAAGGTGTTGCTGCTTACCTTGAAAAGCACGCTGACGAACTGTAA
- a CDS encoding transposase yields MLPQTPKNTQPNLFHSQLRDMLDSNDPLIALADTINWEFFDESFAKYYSDEGRPAKPIRLMVGLLLLKQLENLSDENVVLQWKRNPYYQYFCGMTEYVPALPCDATELVKFRQRIGTEGVESIFAMSVALHGKDAQEKQVIIDTTVQEKNITYPTDGKLAIKMIHHLHNIAKEECIQLRRTYVKEIKGHRISLRFFRHPKKIKKARAAMKKLGTIVGILIRDISRNLDEA; encoded by the coding sequence TTGCTTCCACAAACTCCAAAAAATACACAACCCAATCTTTTTCATTCACAGCTTCGAGATATGCTTGACAGCAATGATCCTCTCATTGCCCTTGCAGATACCATAAACTGGGAATTCTTCGATGAGTCCTTTGCCAAATACTACAGTGATGAAGGCAGACCGGCAAAGCCGATCCGCCTGATGGTCGGACTGCTGCTGTTAAAACAGTTGGAGAATCTCTCTGATGAGAATGTGGTTCTACAATGGAAACGTAACCCTTACTACCAATACTTCTGCGGTATGACAGAATATGTTCCGGCACTGCCTTGTGATGCAACAGAACTTGTCAAGTTCCGTCAGCGTATCGGAACAGAAGGGGTAGAGTCAATCTTTGCAATGAGTGTTGCACTTCATGGTAAAGATGCCCAGGAGAAACAGGTCATCATCGATACCACTGTACAGGAAAAGAATATTACATACCCCACAGATGGTAAACTGGCTATCAAGATGATCCATCATTTACACAACATTGCAAAAGAAGAATGCATACAATTAAGAAGAACCTATGTCAAAGAGATCAAAGGTCACAGGATTTCCCTTAGATTTTTCAGACATCCAAAGAAGATCAAGAAAGCCAGAGCTGCCATGAAAAAACTTGGAACCATTGTTGGTATTCTTATCAGGGATATTTCAAGAAACCTCGATGAAGCATAA
- a CDS encoding DUF438 domain-containing protein produces the protein MSEFLNNQTSPFEGQFPDGHPVRTYLEENLLIRSLIEQLQAVNIQEQFELFKELFEKLAKVELHFARKENQLFPYLEKHGWTSPSQGMWAFHDQIREEIKALRAAIEADDIQTIAFDLQVVCRSLEHIMQVEEGRLLPNAMQMLSEEEWKEFKEGDKEIGWMFDTPPAPYPADEYIHPSQDTQKRALPFGTEDKTHFDEGWLTPEQVNSIFRILPVDITYVNEDDQVVFYNRGEDRVFPRSAGIIGREVKFCHPPKSVDQVIKILEAFKAGTQDLAEFWINFKGQFIHIQYFAVRDPDGTYRGVIEMSQDVTHVRGLEGEKRLLDWE, from the coding sequence ATGAGTGAATTTTTAAATAACCAGACTTCCCCGTTTGAAGGGCAGTTCCCCGATGGGCATCCTGTACGTACCTACCTGGAGGAGAACCTTCTTATCCGCAGCCTTATAGAACAGCTGCAAGCCGTAAACATACAGGAACAGTTTGAACTTTTTAAAGAGCTGTTTGAAAAGCTTGCCAAAGTAGAGCTTCACTTTGCACGCAAGGAGAACCAGCTTTTTCCTTATCTTGAAAAACATGGCTGGACAAGTCCTTCCCAGGGAATGTGGGCTTTTCATGACCAGATACGTGAAGAGATAAAAGCTCTGAGAGCTGCCATAGAAGCAGATGATATACAAACTATTGCCTTTGATCTTCAGGTGGTGTGCCGTTCGCTTGAACACATTATGCAGGTGGAAGAGGGCAGACTCCTTCCCAATGCCATGCAGATGCTCAGTGAAGAGGAGTGGAAAGAGTTCAAAGAGGGAGACAAAGAGATAGGCTGGATGTTCGATACCCCTCCTGCGCCTTACCCTGCAGATGAGTACATCCATCCAAGCCAGGATACCCAAAAAAGAGCACTTCCCTTTGGTACAGAGGACAAAACCCATTTTGATGAAGGGTGGTTGACTCCTGAGCAGGTAAACTCCATTTTTCGCATTCTGCCTGTGGATATTACATATGTCAACGAAGATGATCAGGTCGTTTTTTACAATAGAGGAGAGGACAGAGTATTTCCAAGAAGTGCAGGGATCATAGGTCGTGAAGTGAAATTCTGCCACCCTCCAAAGAGTGTGGATCAGGTCATCAAAATACTTGAAGCCTTCAAAGCAGGGACACAGGACCTGGCAGAATTCTGGATAAACTTCAAAGGACAGTTCATTCACATACAATATTTTGCGGTGCGAGACCCGGACGGTACCTACAGAGGGGTCATAGAGATGAGTCAGGATGTGACGCATGTACGCGGTCTGGAAGGGGAGAAACGACTGCTTGACTGGGAATAA
- a CDS encoding DUF234 domain-containing protein, which produces MAKHPTLLQHFRSFAYQNSIDDLDTALAYFAVFGGTGWDIDTSKSVEILIEEKVLRNYESLHHSMTRYTHNNPVYHRLLSIIALGAEYEHDAFKKAKIGKERGEEAIDYLENKSLLRFDLSVKEPIKESDGKSDRILFALPFMRFWFGFVSQNYKNIAEGNFDEFREKWQQSKANFPILLSNLLIRELVKQKAVDDPVVSIGSYYDRHTHIEILAIRKSGKMLAGACKYAKEPAKPHMLHALKEKCQKAELDITEYVLFSKNGFSPEMEEIRDAEMTCLSYKDLSSLLDDLSEADLLVYTNRKY; this is translated from the coding sequence ATGGCAAAACATCCTACACTCTTGCAGCACTTTCGCTCTTTCGCGTACCAGAATAGTATCGATGATCTGGATACCGCTTTGGCATACTTTGCTGTATTTGGCGGTACTGGATGGGACATAGACACCTCCAAGAGCGTAGAGATACTCATAGAGGAAAAGGTCCTGCGAAATTATGAGTCCTTGCATCACAGTATGACAAGATACACACATAACAATCCGGTGTATCACAGGCTGCTGTCTATCATTGCACTCGGTGCGGAGTACGAGCATGATGCGTTCAAAAAGGCCAAGATAGGTAAAGAGAGGGGTGAAGAGGCTATAGACTATCTGGAAAACAAAAGTTTGTTGAGATTTGACCTGTCAGTCAAGGAGCCTATAAAGGAGAGTGATGGCAAATCCGACAGGATCCTGTTTGCGCTGCCGTTCATGCGTTTTTGGTTTGGCTTCGTCTCGCAAAACTACAAGAACATCGCCGAGGGGAACTTCGATGAATTTAGGGAGAAATGGCAGCAGAGCAAAGCCAATTTCCCTATTCTGCTGAGTAACCTTCTGATACGGGAACTGGTCAAGCAGAAGGCTGTGGATGATCCCGTCGTCTCTATAGGTTCCTACTATGATAGACATACCCATATAGAGATACTGGCGATCAGAAAGTCTGGCAAAATGCTGGCCGGGGCATGTAAGTATGCCAAGGAGCCGGCAAAACCACATATGCTCCATGCCCTCAAAGAGAAGTGCCAAAAAGCTGAACTTGACATCACCGAGTATGTACTCTTTTCCAAAAATGGATTTTCTCCTGAGATGGAAGAGATCCGGGATGCAGAGATGACATGCTTGTCATATAAAGATCTTTCCTCGCTGCTGGATGATCTGAGTGAGGCAGATCTACTGGTCTACACAAACAGAAAGTACTGA
- a CDS encoding class I SAM-dependent methyltransferase, whose product MARIDQKNFYQNNYDTYGVLAEGVAWDSSQTQKRRFSAIASCLGDVRQDTLVDAGCGFGDFYLYLKEKKNLPKTYTGLDLCEPMVKEAQMRTGCKIMQRDILRQTLPVADWYVASGSMNLLTRFETKLFIQRCFDKSRKGFVFNLLEGREREGEFSYWLPYEIRELCRSLGAKVQIKEGYMEGDFTVVLLA is encoded by the coding sequence ATGGCACGTATCGATCAAAAAAACTTTTATCAGAACAATTACGACACCTATGGTGTATTGGCTGAAGGTGTGGCGTGGGATTCCTCTCAGACCCAGAAACGCCGTTTTTCAGCCATTGCCTCTTGCCTGGGGGATGTGAGGCAGGATACGCTTGTCGATGCTGGATGCGGCTTTGGGGACTTCTACCTCTACCTAAAGGAAAAGAAAAATCTGCCAAAGACCTATACCGGCTTGGATCTGTGCGAACCGATGGTCAAAGAGGCTCAGATGCGTACAGGCTGCAAGATAATGCAACGGGATATATTGCGTCAGACACTGCCTGTGGCAGACTGGTATGTGGCAAGCGGGTCTATGAACCTTTTGACACGGTTTGAGACGAAACTATTCATTCAGCGATGTTTTGACAAAAGCCGTAAAGGATTTGTTTTTAATCTTTTGGAAGGAAGGGAGCGGGAAGGAGAGTTCAGTTACTGGCTTCCTTATGAGATCAGGGAGCTTTGCCGATCTCTTGGTGCAAAAGTGCAGATAAAAGAGGGGTACATGGAGGGAGATTTTACCGTGGTGTTATTGGCTTGA
- a CDS encoding IS256 family transposase yields MEVKENKIEFDLQELAPLLIANKTEGFRQVGEKILNAILEKEFEAFIGAGRHERNEERKDYRNSYKERQLKTTLGQLNLLRPYARSGKFETKLFENYSRIDKALVSMIVESYLKGVSTRKVEAVVSALDIELSHSTVSNLSHELDELVTEFKTSPLRSYYPYLYVDSLYLKVFNGSRFVSKAVMIAIGVNEEGYREILDIAPMESEAVSTYEDFFDGLKERGIKKVDLIISDGHKGIKKTASESFVGSSWQLCSVHFKRNLMKVVPQKDIKTILEEINVILHSKTMQDAIDYASGMASAYEISHPKLIKYLTKNLMDVLTFLAFPKAHHRKIHSTNVLERFNKEVKRRTKVVGAFPSDNSVLRLLVPLAVDTNAKWLDRKYVSWNNLVQSDEAEEEFTENF; encoded by the coding sequence ATGGAAGTAAAAGAAAATAAGATAGAGTTTGACCTGCAGGAGTTGGCACCGCTGTTGATAGCCAATAAAACAGAAGGATTTAGACAGGTAGGAGAGAAGATCCTCAATGCGATATTGGAGAAGGAGTTCGAAGCCTTTATCGGTGCAGGTCGTCACGAACGCAATGAAGAGCGAAAAGATTACCGTAACAGCTATAAAGAACGACAGTTAAAGACAACCCTGGGTCAATTGAATCTGTTACGTCCCTATGCCAGAAGCGGAAAGTTTGAAACCAAACTCTTCGAGAACTATTCCCGGATCGATAAAGCCTTGGTGTCGATGATCGTTGAGAGTTACCTCAAAGGGGTTTCCACCAGAAAAGTAGAAGCAGTGGTCTCGGCACTGGATATTGAACTTTCTCATAGCACGGTCAGTAACCTGAGCCACGAACTGGATGAACTGGTCACAGAATTCAAAACTTCACCGCTAAGATCCTACTATCCCTACTTGTACGTGGATTCACTCTATCTGAAAGTCTTTAACGGTTCACGGTTTGTCTCCAAAGCAGTGATGATAGCCATAGGAGTCAATGAAGAGGGATACAGAGAGATACTCGATATTGCACCAATGGAAAGTGAAGCTGTCTCAACGTATGAAGATTTCTTTGATGGTTTAAAAGAACGGGGAATAAAGAAAGTGGATCTTATTATCTCTGATGGACACAAGGGGATCAAAAAAACTGCCAGTGAAAGTTTCGTAGGCTCAAGCTGGCAGTTATGCTCGGTACACTTTAAGAGAAACCTCATGAAAGTCGTACCTCAAAAGGATATCAAAACTATCCTTGAAGAGATAAATGTGATTCTGCATTCCAAAACTATGCAGGATGCTATTGACTATGCCAGCGGTATGGCTTCAGCCTATGAGATCTCACATCCAAAACTGATCAAATACCTGACCAAGAACCTGATGGATGTACTGACATTTCTGGCATTTCCAAAAGCACATCATAGGAAAATTCATTCTACAAATGTATTAGAGCGATTTAACAAGGAGGTAAAGAGAAGAACGAAAGTGGTAGGTGCTTTCCCAAGTGACAACTCAGTACTACGCCTGTTGGTGCCCCTGGCAGTGGACACCAATGCCAAGTGGCTGGATAGAAAGTATGTTTCTTGGAATAATTTGGTACAATCTGATGAGGCTGAGGAAGAATTTACAGAAAATTTTTGA
- a CDS encoding YkvA family protein: protein MKNQSDHNSKIAIIIRFWNDIRALVGLIRAYWKNEYRDISWMTIVIISVTFFYMLFSPIGYIPVLGQIDDIIVLVICLKLIYADLEKYKHFKEEQKNQKNKENAA from the coding sequence ATGAAAAACCAATCAGACCACAACTCAAAAATAGCGATAATTATCAGGTTCTGGAACGATATCCGTGCGTTGGTCGGTTTAATCAGAGCTTACTGGAAGAATGAGTATAGAGATATTTCATGGATGACTATTGTGATCATCAGTGTCACATTCTTTTATATGTTGTTTTCACCGATAGGATATATACCGGTGTTGGGACAGATAGATGATATCATTGTCCTTGTCATTTGTCTGAAATTGATATATGCTGATCTGGAAAAGTACAAACATTTCAAAGAGGAACAAAAAAATCAGAAGAACAAAGAAAACGCCGCATAG
- a CDS encoding menaquinone biosynthesis decarboxylase, whose protein sequence is MQDVIQWLKDNGNLKIIDEALDVELEIPHVAYVEVKKEDSRPILFTKPINKAKGIEYDMPVLMNIFANKEITEKIFGKHPDDVAEGIEELLKLKPPKTLKAKLAMIPKLFSLKNVFPKRLKFKGECQEVIIPKEEVDLDRLPILKTWEEDGGPFITMGQVYTQSLDGQMQNLGMYRLQQYDKNRLGMHWQIHKDASHFFDQYQKAGKKMPVTVAIGGDPLYIWCGQAPMPHGMFEMLLYGFVRNKNAQLVKSISNDIYIPRDVDIVIEGFVDPEIMEIEGPFGDHTGYYTLKEPFPVMEVETVTMKKEPVFAATVVGKPPLEDKYMGWATERVFLPMLKPMAPDLIDYNMPENGVFHNLILAKMKVMYKGHAQQFMHAFWGVGQMSFVKHALFVGENAPELEEAEALTEHILNRLSKDKILITQGIVDHLDHSSSEQFVGGKLGIDATGDEVEEGVEGLLDDATLLATIQEIDSSVVGLKQYMTHTKNPVCVIAVKKERSQQKLMKKLRVLKAHIRLLVVVDEANNDLNDPYMLIWRVVNNIDAQRDVKLKSIIAIDATNKSEVDSFMREWPGDTFCTKEVLDSLQEKGLIDIDEVFIKRFGLLPFNKA, encoded by the coding sequence ATGCAGGATGTCATACAATGGCTTAAAGACAACGGTAACTTGAAGATCATAGATGAAGCGCTCGATGTGGAGCTGGAGATTCCTCATGTGGCGTATGTAGAGGTAAAAAAAGAGGACTCCCGTCCGATTCTTTTTACCAAACCCATCAACAAAGCCAAGGGTATCGAGTATGATATGCCTGTACTGATGAATATCTTTGCCAACAAAGAGATCACTGAGAAGATATTCGGAAAGCATCCCGACGATGTAGCTGAGGGTATCGAGGAACTTCTCAAGCTCAAACCGCCCAAGACACTCAAAGCCAAACTGGCGATGATCCCCAAACTTTTTTCTCTTAAAAATGTCTTTCCGAAACGGCTGAAATTCAAAGGGGAATGCCAGGAAGTGATCATTCCAAAAGAGGAGGTCGATCTTGACAGACTGCCCATCCTTAAAACATGGGAAGAGGACGGGGGGCCGTTCATTACGATGGGGCAGGTCTATACCCAGAGCCTTGACGGACAGATGCAGAACCTCGGGATGTACAGATTGCAGCAGTATGACAAGAACAGGCTGGGGATGCACTGGCAGATCCATAAAGACGCTTCTCACTTCTTTGACCAGTACCAAAAAGCAGGAAAGAAGATGCCTGTAACGGTAGCAATAGGTGGTGACCCGCTTTACATCTGGTGCGGGCAGGCACCGATGCCGCACGGAATGTTCGAAATGTTATTGTACGGTTTTGTAAGAAATAAAAATGCCCAGCTTGTGAAGTCTATCAGCAATGATATCTATATTCCAAGAGATGTGGATATCGTCATCGAAGGTTTCGTTGACCCTGAAATAATGGAAATAGAAGGGCCATTCGGAGACCATACGGGGTACTATACGCTTAAAGAGCCTTTTCCCGTCATGGAAGTAGAGACGGTCACAATGAAAAAAGAACCTGTGTTCGCTGCAACAGTAGTGGGTAAACCGCCGCTGGAGGATAAATATATGGGATGGGCAACCGAGCGTGTCTTTTTGCCAATGCTCAAGCCGATGGCACCGGACCTCATTGACTACAATATGCCCGAGAACGGTGTGTTCCACAACCTGATACTGGCCAAAATGAAAGTGATGTACAAAGGACATGCCCAGCAGTTCATGCATGCCTTCTGGGGTGTGGGGCAGATGAGTTTTGTCAAACATGCCCTCTTTGTGGGTGAGAATGCACCGGAACTTGAGGAGGCAGAAGCTTTGACAGAGCATATCCTTAACAGGCTCAGTAAAGATAAAATACTGATCACCCAGGGGATCGTAGACCATCTGGACCATTCTTCAAGTGAACAGTTCGTAGGCGGGAAACTGGGGATAGATGCCACGGGTGATGAAGTGGAAGAGGGCGTGGAAGGACTTCTGGACGATGCAACACTGCTTGCCACGATACAGGAGATCGACAGCTCCGTGGTCGGCCTCAAGCAGTATATGACCCATACAAAAAATCCTGTCTGTGTCATTGCCGTAAAAAAAGAACGCTCCCAGCAGAAACTCATGAAAAAACTGCGGGTACTCAAAGCACATATCAGGCTACTTGTTGTCGTAGATGAGGCGAACAATGATCTGAATGATCCCTATATGCTCATCTGGCGTGTGGTCAATAACATAGATGCACAGCGTGATGTGAAACTGAAATCCATCATTGCTATCGATGCGACCAACAAAAGCGAAGTGGACAGCTTTATGCGTGAATGGCCGGGTGATACCTTCTGTACCAAAGAGGTGCTTGACTCTCTTCAGGAAAAGGGGCTCATAGATATTGATGAAGTATTCATAAAAAGGTTTGGACTTTTGCCTTTTAATAAGGCCTGA
- a CDS encoding lysozyme inhibitor LprI family protein codes for MRVALLMLLLLNLLMSQEPNFKKCYENNPATNNWMQCAYSEYDYWDKKLNSLYRQVKNKLPKEEIHNLVTAQRAWIKFRDTECYLEAYEMRGGSAEKQLNIGCKISMTEKRVKELYSFLP; via the coding sequence ATGAGAGTCGCGCTATTGATGTTGCTGTTGTTAAATTTACTTATGTCCCAAGAGCCAAATTTCAAAAAATGTTACGAAAACAATCCGGCAACAAATAACTGGATGCAGTGTGCTTACAGTGAGTATGACTACTGGGATAAAAAACTCAATAGCCTCTATCGGCAGGTAAAAAATAAACTCCCAAAAGAGGAAATCCACAACCTCGTTACAGCGCAAAGAGCCTGGATAAAATTTCGAGATACGGAGTGTTATCTGGAAGCGTATGAAATGCGGGGAGGCTCGGCAGAAAAACAGCTGAATATCGGTTGTAAAATCTCAATGACGGAAAAAAGAGTCAAAGAATTGTACTCTTTCCTTCCGTAA
- the arfB gene encoding alternative ribosome rescue aminoacyl-tRNA hydrolase ArfB — MPNLKISNTVTLDENEIEISAIRAQGSGGQKVNKVSAAIHLRFDIAASSLPAFYKEKLLALKDKRISKDGIVVIKSQQHRSQEQNREEALERLVELIKSVTVTQKKRVPTKPTKGSVNRRLNSKKKHAGKKRLRGKVERE; from the coding sequence ATGCCAAACCTGAAAATATCAAATACCGTTACTTTGGATGAAAATGAAATAGAGATCTCTGCCATAAGAGCGCAGGGGTCCGGTGGGCAGAAGGTCAACAAGGTCTCTGCGGCGATCCATCTTCGTTTTGACATTGCTGCCTCGTCACTCCCGGCATTTTACAAAGAGAAACTGCTTGCGCTTAAAGACAAACGCATTAGCAAAGACGGTATAGTCGTGATAAAGTCCCAACAGCACCGAAGCCAGGAACAGAACAGAGAAGAGGCACTTGAACGTCTGGTGGAACTCATAAAAAGTGTGACTGTCACTCAAAAAAAGCGAGTACCGACCAAGCCGACAAAAGGCTCTGTCAATAGAAGATTGAACTCAAAAAAGAAACATGCCGGAAAGAAACGATTGCGGGGGAAAGTGGAGAGGGAATGA